Proteins from a genomic interval of Rosa chinensis cultivar Old Blush chromosome 2, RchiOBHm-V2, whole genome shotgun sequence:
- the LOC112188110 gene encoding wall-associated receptor kinase-like 10 isoform X4: protein MAGLNCSSDGLTISATCLSQCEIASNASSTCNGLDCSQVSIPSFLSTFDTSFISTTNPCNYAFLADQDWFQSFTNNLTNISARISDMDYVPAVLEWGLYHSILDVFGTSSIASDRSVNCLEYNDASSTYSSSRLECFCAMGFEGNPYLIEGCQDINECLAPNRQCPVDYACKNHPGYAECYYPKRKSAVKLAFIVIGSVLGLLFLLSVAWWLHKAIKKRKNIKQMEKFFKQNGGLLLEQQLLSGEVNVDKIKLFNSKELDKATDHFNVDRILGQGGQGTVYKGMLEDGRIVAVKQSKKLVGGEVGNFINEIVILSQINHRNVVKLLGCCLETEVPLLVYEFILNGTLSQYIHHHNEEFPLTWEMRLRVSMEIAGAISYLHSSASMPIYHRDIKSSNILLDDKYRAKVADFGTARSIAIDKTHLTTRVQGTFGYLDPEYFQSSQFTDKSDVYSFGVVLAELLTGQKPISLTTSDEWRSLANLFILSMEGNCLFDILDTRVRSDGREEEIVAVANLAKRCLNLNGRKRPTMKEVAVELEGIQLSVKAHSDAQQNFSEIGYDRTNGMTEAWDVCSTSTGLSCMDSTTGSSLDAQPLLSFKYE, encoded by the exons ATGGCTGGGCTGAATTGTAGCTCAGATGGCTTGACTATCTCGGCTACGTGCTTGTCCCAGTGTGAAATTGCCTCCAATGCAAGCAGTACCTGCAATGGTTTGGATTGCAGCCAGGTCTCTATCCCTTCCTTTCTCTCTACCTTCGATACCAGTTTCATATCTACAACAAATCCATGCAATTATGCATTCTTGGCAGACCAGGACTGGTTTCAGTCGTTTACCAACAATTTAACTAATATCTCTGCCAGAATTAGTGATATGGATTATGTGCCTGCCGTGTTGGAATGGGGCTTATATCATTCAATCCTCGATGTATTTGGAACCTCTTCAATCGCTTCTGATAGATCTGTTAACTGCCTGGAATACAATGACGCCTCTTCAACATATAGTTCCTCAAGGCTGGAATGTTTCTGTGCAATGGGCTTTGAAGGAAACCCCTATCTCATTGAAGGATGTCAAG ATATAAATGAATGCTTGGCTCCAAACCGGCAGTGTCCTGTGGACTATGCTTGTAAGAATCATCCTGGATATGCCGAATGCTACTATCCAAAGAGAAAGTCTGCAGTTAAGCTGGCCTTTATAG TTATCGGTAGCGTTCTTGGACTACTGTTTCTACTCAGTGTTGCTTGGTGGTTGCACAAAGccataaagaaaaggaagaacatAAAGCAGATGGAGAAGTTTTTTAAACAAAATGGTGGTTTATTGTTGGAGCAACAACTATTATCTGGTGAAGTAAATGTCGACAAAATTAAGTTGTTCAATTCGAAGGAGTTAGACAAAGCTACTGACCACTTTAATGTGGACAGAATTCTTGGCCAAGGAGGCCAAGGTACTGTTTACAAAGGAATGCTGGAAGATGGAAGAATTGTTGCTGTAAAGCAGTCTAAAAAACTTGTTGGAGGTGAAGTTGGAAATTTCATTAATGAAATTGTCATTCTTTCACAAATTAACCATAGGAATGTGGTCAAGTTATTGGGGTGCTGTTTAGAGACGGAAGTTCCTCTTTTGGTTTATGAATTCATACTTAATGGAACACTTTCTCAGTATATTCATCACCATAATGAGGAGTTTCCTCTCACTTGGGAAATGCGCTTACGGGTGTCGATGGAAATTGCAGGAGCTATTTCGTACTTACATTCATCTGCTTCCATGCCTATATACCACAGAGACATCAAGTCTTCTAACATTCTATTGGATGATAAGTATAGAGCCAAAGTAGCAGACTTTGGAACAGCAAGATCTATTGCCATTGATAAGACACACCTTACTACACGAGTACAAGGAACATTTGGTTATCTAGACCCAGAATATTTCCAATCCAGTCAATTCACTGACAAGAGtgatgtttatagctttggAGTGGTCCTTGCTGAGCTCTTGACAGGACAAAAACCAATTTCTCTGACAACCTCAGATGAATGGAGAAGCCTAGCAAACCTTTTCATTCTTTCAATGGAAGGAAATTGCCTGTTCGATATTCTCGATACTCGAGTTAGAAGTGATGGTCGGGAAGAAGAAATTGTGGCAGTTGCTAACCTTGCAAAAAGATGCTTAAATTTGAACGGGAGAAAACGACCTACTATGAAAGAAGTTGCTGTGGAGTTGGAGGGAATCCAATTGTCGGTTAAAGCTCATTCTGATGCTCAACAAAACTTCTCAGAGATTGGGTATGATCGAACTAATGGAATGACCGAGGCTTGGGATGTTTGTTCTACATCAACAGGGTTATCATGTATGGATAGTACTACAGGTTCTTCATTAGATGCACAACCTCTGCTGTCCTTTAAGTAtgagtga
- the LOC112188110 gene encoding wall-associated receptor kinase-like 10 isoform X2 — protein sequence MIVHLCCASWGIEWTSITCCEGYFFRVCQVWLLECSSAKSATQSHTVLILIDSFFHFYGLICLELKKKDKQWESRARNYPSTLYIYRTLKVRNPITVSNNCSDKPIRQGAYLWGSPFVFSQKNRFTVVGCGVMAGLNCSSDGLTISATCLSQCEIASNASSTCNGLDCSQVSIPSFLSTFDTSFISTTNPCNYAFLADQDWFQSFTNNLTNISARISDMDYVPAVLEWGLYHSILDVFGTSSIASDRSVNCLEYNDASSTYSSSRLECFCAMGFEGNPYLIEGCQDINECLAPNRQCPVDYACKNHPGYAECYYPKRKSAVKLAFIVIGSVLGLLFLLSVAWWLHKAIKKRKNIKQMEKFFKQNGGLLLEQQLLSGEVNVDKIKLFNSKELDKATDHFNVDRILGQGGQGTVYKGMLEDGRIVAVKQSKKLVGGEVGNFINEIVILSQINHRNVVKLLGCCLETEVPLLVYEFILNGTLSQYIHHHNEEFPLTWEMRLRVSMEIAGAISYLHSSASMPIYHRDIKSSNILLDDKYRAKVADFGTARSIAIDKTHLTTRVQGTFGYLDPEYFQSSQFTDKSDVYSFGVVLAELLTGQKPISLTTSDEWRSLANLFILSMEGNCLFDILDTRVRSDGREEEIVAVANLAKRCLNLNGRKRPTMKEVAVELEGIQLSVKAHSDAQQNFSEIGYDRTNGMTEAWDVCSTSTGLSCMDSTTGSSLDAQPLLSFKYE from the exons ATGATTGTGCATTTGTGCTGTGCTTCGTGGGGCATCGAGTGGACCTCAATCACATGCTGTGAAGGCTATTTCTTCAG AGTCTGTCAAGTATGGCTGCTAGAATGTTCATCAGCAAAAAGTGCCACACAGTCACACACGGTGCTCATCTTGATTGACTCTTTCTTTCACTTTTATGGCTTGATTTGTTTAGAACTTAAAAAAAAGGATAAGCAGTGGGAAAGTCGTGCGAGGAACTATCCTTCAACactgtatatatata GAACACTAAAAGTCAGAAACCCAATTACGGTCTCTAATAATTGCAGTGATAAACCAATTCGGCAAGGAGCCTACTTGTGGGGAAGCCCTTTTGTGTTCTCGCAAAAGAACAGATTCACAGTAGTTGGTTGTGGTGTTATGGCTGGGCTGAATTGTAGCTCAGATGGCTTGACTATCTCGGCTACGTGCTTGTCCCAGTGTGAAATTGCCTCCAATGCAAGCAGTACCTGCAATGGTTTGGATTGCAGCCAGGTCTCTATCCCTTCCTTTCTCTCTACCTTCGATACCAGTTTCATATCTACAACAAATCCATGCAATTATGCATTCTTGGCAGACCAGGACTGGTTTCAGTCGTTTACCAACAATTTAACTAATATCTCTGCCAGAATTAGTGATATGGATTATGTGCCTGCCGTGTTGGAATGGGGCTTATATCATTCAATCCTCGATGTATTTGGAACCTCTTCAATCGCTTCTGATAGATCTGTTAACTGCCTGGAATACAATGACGCCTCTTCAACATATAGTTCCTCAAGGCTGGAATGTTTCTGTGCAATGGGCTTTGAAGGAAACCCCTATCTCATTGAAGGATGTCAAG ATATAAATGAATGCTTGGCTCCAAACCGGCAGTGTCCTGTGGACTATGCTTGTAAGAATCATCCTGGATATGCCGAATGCTACTATCCAAAGAGAAAGTCTGCAGTTAAGCTGGCCTTTATAG TTATCGGTAGCGTTCTTGGACTACTGTTTCTACTCAGTGTTGCTTGGTGGTTGCACAAAGccataaagaaaaggaagaacatAAAGCAGATGGAGAAGTTTTTTAAACAAAATGGTGGTTTATTGTTGGAGCAACAACTATTATCTGGTGAAGTAAATGTCGACAAAATTAAGTTGTTCAATTCGAAGGAGTTAGACAAAGCTACTGACCACTTTAATGTGGACAGAATTCTTGGCCAAGGAGGCCAAGGTACTGTTTACAAAGGAATGCTGGAAGATGGAAGAATTGTTGCTGTAAAGCAGTCTAAAAAACTTGTTGGAGGTGAAGTTGGAAATTTCATTAATGAAATTGTCATTCTTTCACAAATTAACCATAGGAATGTGGTCAAGTTATTGGGGTGCTGTTTAGAGACGGAAGTTCCTCTTTTGGTTTATGAATTCATACTTAATGGAACACTTTCTCAGTATATTCATCACCATAATGAGGAGTTTCCTCTCACTTGGGAAATGCGCTTACGGGTGTCGATGGAAATTGCAGGAGCTATTTCGTACTTACATTCATCTGCTTCCATGCCTATATACCACAGAGACATCAAGTCTTCTAACATTCTATTGGATGATAAGTATAGAGCCAAAGTAGCAGACTTTGGAACAGCAAGATCTATTGCCATTGATAAGACACACCTTACTACACGAGTACAAGGAACATTTGGTTATCTAGACCCAGAATATTTCCAATCCAGTCAATTCACTGACAAGAGtgatgtttatagctttggAGTGGTCCTTGCTGAGCTCTTGACAGGACAAAAACCAATTTCTCTGACAACCTCAGATGAATGGAGAAGCCTAGCAAACCTTTTCATTCTTTCAATGGAAGGAAATTGCCTGTTCGATATTCTCGATACTCGAGTTAGAAGTGATGGTCGGGAAGAAGAAATTGTGGCAGTTGCTAACCTTGCAAAAAGATGCTTAAATTTGAACGGGAGAAAACGACCTACTATGAAAGAAGTTGCTGTGGAGTTGGAGGGAATCCAATTGTCGGTTAAAGCTCATTCTGATGCTCAACAAAACTTCTCAGAGATTGGGTATGATCGAACTAATGGAATGACCGAGGCTTGGGATGTTTGTTCTACATCAACAGGGTTATCATGTATGGATAGTACTACAGGTTCTTCATTAGATGCACAACCTCTGCTGTCCTTTAAGTAtgagtga
- the LOC112188110 gene encoding wall-associated receptor kinase-like 10 isoform X1, with protein MDVVQFLLHTTLFLWCVSINTTTVAAPPQQILIAKPNCPSHCGNISIPYPFGIGPGCYAHNWFEILCNESVSPPKPFFNRTTLNLEVLEISIAGTLKVRNPITVSNNCSDKPIRQGAYLWGSPFVFSQKNRFTVVGCGVMAGLNCSSDGLTISATCLSQCEIASNASSTCNGLDCSQVSIPSFLSTFDTSFISTTNPCNYAFLADQDWFQSFTNNLTNISARISDMDYVPAVLEWGLYHSILDVFGTSSIASDRSVNCLEYNDASSTYSSSRLECFCAMGFEGNPYLIEGCQDINECLAPNRQCPVDYACKNHPGYAECYYPKRKSAVKLAFIVIGSVLGLLFLLSVAWWLHKAIKKRKNIKQMEKFFKQNGGLLLEQQLLSGEVNVDKIKLFNSKELDKATDHFNVDRILGQGGQGTVYKGMLEDGRIVAVKQSKKLVGGEVGNFINEIVILSQINHRNVVKLLGCCLETEVPLLVYEFILNGTLSQYIHHHNEEFPLTWEMRLRVSMEIAGAISYLHSSASMPIYHRDIKSSNILLDDKYRAKVADFGTARSIAIDKTHLTTRVQGTFGYLDPEYFQSSQFTDKSDVYSFGVVLAELLTGQKPISLTTSDEWRSLANLFILSMEGNCLFDILDTRVRSDGREEEIVAVANLAKRCLNLNGRKRPTMKEVAVELEGIQLSVKAHSDAQQNFSEIGYDRTNGMTEAWDVCSTSTGLSCMDSTTGSSLDAQPLLSFKYE; from the exons ATGGATGTTGTGCAGTTTTTACTTCATACTACTCTGTTCTTGTGGTGTGTTAGTATTAATACTACTACAGTAGCAGCACCACCACAACAAATCTTAATAGCAAAGCCTAATTGTCCATCACATTGTGGAAACATTTCAATCCCATATCCTTTTGGAATTGGACCAGGTTGTTACGCACATAACTGGTTCGAAATACTGTGTAATGAGTCAGTCAGCCCACCCAAACCTTTCTTCAACCGCACCACTCTGAATCTTGAGGTACTGGAAATTTCTATTGCAGGAACACTAAAAGTCAGAAACCCAATTACGGTCTCTAATAATTGCAGTGATAAACCAATTCGGCAAGGAGCCTACTTGTGGGGAAGCCCTTTTGTGTTCTCGCAAAAGAACAGATTCACAGTAGTTGGTTGTGGTGTTATGGCTGGGCTGAATTGTAGCTCAGATGGCTTGACTATCTCGGCTACGTGCTTGTCCCAGTGTGAAATTGCCTCCAATGCAAGCAGTACCTGCAATGGTTTGGATTGCAGCCAGGTCTCTATCCCTTCCTTTCTCTCTACCTTCGATACCAGTTTCATATCTACAACAAATCCATGCAATTATGCATTCTTGGCAGACCAGGACTGGTTTCAGTCGTTTACCAACAATTTAACTAATATCTCTGCCAGAATTAGTGATATGGATTATGTGCCTGCCGTGTTGGAATGGGGCTTATATCATTCAATCCTCGATGTATTTGGAACCTCTTCAATCGCTTCTGATAGATCTGTTAACTGCCTGGAATACAATGACGCCTCTTCAACATATAGTTCCTCAAGGCTGGAATGTTTCTGTGCAATGGGCTTTGAAGGAAACCCCTATCTCATTGAAGGATGTCAAG ATATAAATGAATGCTTGGCTCCAAACCGGCAGTGTCCTGTGGACTATGCTTGTAAGAATCATCCTGGATATGCCGAATGCTACTATCCAAAGAGAAAGTCTGCAGTTAAGCTGGCCTTTATAG TTATCGGTAGCGTTCTTGGACTACTGTTTCTACTCAGTGTTGCTTGGTGGTTGCACAAAGccataaagaaaaggaagaacatAAAGCAGATGGAGAAGTTTTTTAAACAAAATGGTGGTTTATTGTTGGAGCAACAACTATTATCTGGTGAAGTAAATGTCGACAAAATTAAGTTGTTCAATTCGAAGGAGTTAGACAAAGCTACTGACCACTTTAATGTGGACAGAATTCTTGGCCAAGGAGGCCAAGGTACTGTTTACAAAGGAATGCTGGAAGATGGAAGAATTGTTGCTGTAAAGCAGTCTAAAAAACTTGTTGGAGGTGAAGTTGGAAATTTCATTAATGAAATTGTCATTCTTTCACAAATTAACCATAGGAATGTGGTCAAGTTATTGGGGTGCTGTTTAGAGACGGAAGTTCCTCTTTTGGTTTATGAATTCATACTTAATGGAACACTTTCTCAGTATATTCATCACCATAATGAGGAGTTTCCTCTCACTTGGGAAATGCGCTTACGGGTGTCGATGGAAATTGCAGGAGCTATTTCGTACTTACATTCATCTGCTTCCATGCCTATATACCACAGAGACATCAAGTCTTCTAACATTCTATTGGATGATAAGTATAGAGCCAAAGTAGCAGACTTTGGAACAGCAAGATCTATTGCCATTGATAAGACACACCTTACTACACGAGTACAAGGAACATTTGGTTATCTAGACCCAGAATATTTCCAATCCAGTCAATTCACTGACAAGAGtgatgtttatagctttggAGTGGTCCTTGCTGAGCTCTTGACAGGACAAAAACCAATTTCTCTGACAACCTCAGATGAATGGAGAAGCCTAGCAAACCTTTTCATTCTTTCAATGGAAGGAAATTGCCTGTTCGATATTCTCGATACTCGAGTTAGAAGTGATGGTCGGGAAGAAGAAATTGTGGCAGTTGCTAACCTTGCAAAAAGATGCTTAAATTTGAACGGGAGAAAACGACCTACTATGAAAGAAGTTGCTGTGGAGTTGGAGGGAATCCAATTGTCGGTTAAAGCTCATTCTGATGCTCAACAAAACTTCTCAGAGATTGGGTATGATCGAACTAATGGAATGACCGAGGCTTGGGATGTTTGTTCTACATCAACAGGGTTATCATGTATGGATAGTACTACAGGTTCTTCATTAGATGCACAACCTCTGCTGTCCTTTAAGTAtgagtga
- the LOC112188110 gene encoding wall-associated receptor kinase-like 8 isoform X3 → MDVVQFLLHTTLFLWCVSINTTTVAAPPQQILIAKPNCPSHCGNISIPYPFGIGPGCYAHNWFEILCNESVSPPKPFFNRTTLNLEVLEISIAGTLKVRNPITVSNNCSDKPIRQGAYLWGSPFVFSQKNRFTVVGCGVMAGLNCSSDGLTISATCLSQCEIASNASSTCNGLDCSQVSIPSFLSTFDTSFISTTNPCNYAFLADQDWFQSFTNNLTNISARISDMDYVPAVLEWGLYHSILDVFGTSSIASDRSVNCLEYNDASSTYSSSRLECFCAMGFEGNPYLIEGCQDINECLAPNRQCPVDYACKNHPGYAECYYPKRKSAVKLAFIVIGSVLGLLFLLSVAWWLHKAIKKRKNIKQMEKFFKQNGGLLLEQQLLSGEVNVDKIKLFNSKELDKATDHFNVDRILGQGGQGTVYKGMLEDGRIVAVKQSKKLVGGAISYLHSSASMPIYHRDIKSSNILLDDKYRAKVADFGTARSIAIDKTHLTTRVQGTFGYLDPEYFQSSQFTDKSDVYSFGVVLAELLTGQKPISLTTSDEWRSLANLFILSMEGNCLFDILDTRVRSDGREEEIVAVANLAKRCLNLNGRKRPTMKEVAVELEGIQLSVKAHSDAQQNFSEIGYDRTNGMTEAWDVCSTSTGLSCMDSTTGSSLDAQPLLSFKYE, encoded by the exons ATGGATGTTGTGCAGTTTTTACTTCATACTACTCTGTTCTTGTGGTGTGTTAGTATTAATACTACTACAGTAGCAGCACCACCACAACAAATCTTAATAGCAAAGCCTAATTGTCCATCACATTGTGGAAACATTTCAATCCCATATCCTTTTGGAATTGGACCAGGTTGTTACGCACATAACTGGTTCGAAATACTGTGTAATGAGTCAGTCAGCCCACCCAAACCTTTCTTCAACCGCACCACTCTGAATCTTGAGGTACTGGAAATTTCTATTGCAGGAACACTAAAAGTCAGAAACCCAATTACGGTCTCTAATAATTGCAGTGATAAACCAATTCGGCAAGGAGCCTACTTGTGGGGAAGCCCTTTTGTGTTCTCGCAAAAGAACAGATTCACAGTAGTTGGTTGTGGTGTTATGGCTGGGCTGAATTGTAGCTCAGATGGCTTGACTATCTCGGCTACGTGCTTGTCCCAGTGTGAAATTGCCTCCAATGCAAGCAGTACCTGCAATGGTTTGGATTGCAGCCAGGTCTCTATCCCTTCCTTTCTCTCTACCTTCGATACCAGTTTCATATCTACAACAAATCCATGCAATTATGCATTCTTGGCAGACCAGGACTGGTTTCAGTCGTTTACCAACAATTTAACTAATATCTCTGCCAGAATTAGTGATATGGATTATGTGCCTGCCGTGTTGGAATGGGGCTTATATCATTCAATCCTCGATGTATTTGGAACCTCTTCAATCGCTTCTGATAGATCTGTTAACTGCCTGGAATACAATGACGCCTCTTCAACATATAGTTCCTCAAGGCTGGAATGTTTCTGTGCAATGGGCTTTGAAGGAAACCCCTATCTCATTGAAGGATGTCAAG ATATAAATGAATGCTTGGCTCCAAACCGGCAGTGTCCTGTGGACTATGCTTGTAAGAATCATCCTGGATATGCCGAATGCTACTATCCAAAGAGAAAGTCTGCAGTTAAGCTGGCCTTTATAG TTATCGGTAGCGTTCTTGGACTACTGTTTCTACTCAGTGTTGCTTGGTGGTTGCACAAAGccataaagaaaaggaagaacatAAAGCAGATGGAGAAGTTTTTTAAACAAAATGGTGGTTTATTGTTGGAGCAACAACTATTATCTGGTGAAGTAAATGTCGACAAAATTAAGTTGTTCAATTCGAAGGAGTTAGACAAAGCTACTGACCACTTTAATGTGGACAGAATTCTTGGCCAAGGAGGCCAAGGTACTGTTTACAAAGGAATGCTGGAAGATGGAAGAATTGTTGCTGTAAAGCAGTCTAAAAAACTTGTTGGAG GAGCTATTTCGTACTTACATTCATCTGCTTCCATGCCTATATACCACAGAGACATCAAGTCTTCTAACATTCTATTGGATGATAAGTATAGAGCCAAAGTAGCAGACTTTGGAACAGCAAGATCTATTGCCATTGATAAGACACACCTTACTACACGAGTACAAGGAACATTTGGTTATCTAGACCCAGAATATTTCCAATCCAGTCAATTCACTGACAAGAGtgatgtttatagctttggAGTGGTCCTTGCTGAGCTCTTGACAGGACAAAAACCAATTTCTCTGACAACCTCAGATGAATGGAGAAGCCTAGCAAACCTTTTCATTCTTTCAATGGAAGGAAATTGCCTGTTCGATATTCTCGATACTCGAGTTAGAAGTGATGGTCGGGAAGAAGAAATTGTGGCAGTTGCTAACCTTGCAAAAAGATGCTTAAATTTGAACGGGAGAAAACGACCTACTATGAAAGAAGTTGCTGTGGAGTTGGAGGGAATCCAATTGTCGGTTAAAGCTCATTCTGATGCTCAACAAAACTTCTCAGAGATTGGGTATGATCGAACTAATGGAATGACCGAGGCTTGGGATGTTTGTTCTACATCAACAGGGTTATCATGTATGGATAGTACTACAGGTTCTTCATTAGATGCACAACCTCTGCTGTCCTTTAAGTAtgagtga